Below is a window of Homalodisca vitripennis isolate AUS2020 unplaced genomic scaffold, UT_GWSS_2.1 ScUCBcl_7323;HRSCAF=14967, whole genome shotgun sequence DNA.
caagggatttaaaaattgacctttttcatagattttttttccggattcgtaaaaactttttgactttgagggcattttgcggttaaaccgttagagatacgacaaaaaagtgactggacctttcttgttggaaatttaattttgtctttcgattgtgccctcagatctgatctacgacctatggattagccagaaatgagctcgggagaaaagtctgcacgggtcagctatcttgaattgtttagtataaacataataaaaaccgacctcaaggcagtattttaagtcgaacagggggtttaatatcaccaggagactatctagtcaaggcgagaaattccctgggtgggtgattaatgttaaggaggttaagacaagagggggtttaatttcgtcaggatattgtctggtcatatgaacaaattcccagggggggttaacgttaccgggggataagtctccagagggttatctggtcataccaggatcttcccagggggggggggttaagagatttggtgactggtaaaattcggacatgaggtcatggcaggaaattccctggggggtttaatgttaccaggggggttaacacatcagggggttgaatgtacaggaggttatcaggtcataccaggaaatccccgggggggggttaatattaccgggggttaatgacacacttgggcctttttagagggtattgtgtctgtgaacataataaattattcctctgtccctatctactattgacgcttagctaacgctcagccaactcccgaagtcactgaaccttttctgtagatcacgtgatttcctaaatcccgtttaaaatttgttttgagttacgaccaaccgtttatttaggcgaaaatgtccaatattttcacttaatcgcgttttgcggtcaaactaagggaaatatagtaaaaaagtcactggaccttttttgtaggtcatcttatttcctaaataaaacgttagtcttattttgacctccgaccaatggtttcgccgctatcgaccccaaaaacaaaagtttcgcgtaaaaaagttacaacaaaaattgtacataatcacgtttttcggccaaaccaatcgagatagggcaaaagattactggaccttttctgtagatcgcgcaatttgctaatttgatgggtcaatcagatttgagctacgaccaacggttcggccgctatcgggcttgaaacattattttttatcgaaaaaatctctggaatttcaaatgttcgagcgttttgtcgcttaaccatggaagatagagcaaaaagtcattagaacctttttttgtagttcacttcattcctgaaccatgaattttccgtcagatccgagctagctccaacggttcgcccgctatcgggcttacacaaaaaatgcctgcaggggtgaagaatgcgcgatttttttgggaatttttttgaggggttgaaaatgaaaaaattctcacttttcgggattttcctggtggttacacgtggaaagctatctgtgtaccaaatttcaagtctctaactcatctggaagtaggttagaattagtatacgtgagtgagtcagtcagtcagtcagttacacatgcggttgtatatatattagatacggTGGCTAAATAAAGGCATAATaaattaagatgttttatttcAACCTAGAAATTCTATATATTTGCATAGTCCTAAATAAAGCATATCTAACTgtcaaatgaaaaatatgttgtaGCATGGAGGAGTGTGAGGCATTATGCTCTCGACTGACCATCATGGTGGCTGGTCAGATGAAGTGTGTCGGCAGTACAGAGTATCTGAAGTACAAGTTTGGACAAGGTTTCACTGTTAAAATCAAGCTGAATGCTCTACACCAGCAGACCCATGCTGTAGAGGCAGTCAAACAAGATATGATGTCACAGTTCAGATACTGCTCCATCAAAGATGAACACTCGGTTGGTATTAACTCTAGTTACCtagataagtaaatattattgaacCTTTTTGTgacattgcaataaaataaaatatgtgctatGTATAGGCTGATTAGTTACTGATTATGAATGTCATTGAGAGACAGTTTTACTAATAATTCTTATCAATTGAAAATCAACTATAGTAGGAGACATATTATTAGAAGCCTagattgtggcaaataaactgcTGTTTAATGTACTTAGGCCTGAGATGTAATATTTAGACTTTGAACGAATATAGAATTTCAGTTTCATGCAATAACAccagaattaaaattattaattaagtctctttacattattaataataataaagccaaATAGCCGGGCTTGCAATATGTCTCATATTATTTGGAAGGCAACAACTAGAGTCTCTATGACTCTCTCAGATCCTCTGCTTAAAGTGTATTATATTACTATGGACAATTTAAAAGGGTAACAGGTTTTCGGACTTTTGCCATTGTCAATATTACGAATACACAACCCTACGATTCGAGTATTTTACTCCATTCTCTTTAGGTGTCATAAAACCTATTTGCTACATGATAAATTAATATGggttcaaattatattttgttataagatTTTAACTTTAAAGTAGACTAATAAGGAAAATCGCTTACAGTGACTcacaatttttaatgttctaaTAGATTAATCTACATTGTGGTGCAGATCCAGCTAAGACTATCTAACAGTGTTTTCAGGTACTTCATATTGCTACCTGAGGAATTGATCATAGCAAATTGAAATAAATAGCTAGCAAGATATCTTTGCTGGTGGTTTCACATGAATCAAGCAACTCACATACAATATCTCATTTTGTGTTCAGTATAGCATAGTAAAGTTAACCTCACAACAAGtacattattcataaaaaaaaagtattacaatatttCCTTATCCTAAGACAACAGTTTTTTGTCAATCATTGTTTCTAGAATTGTGTTTTTGAACtggaaattaaacacaaatataaattatttaacatcttTCCATTAGTTGGGTATTCAATAAATGATCTCCATTATAGCAGGAAATGTATCAAGACattccattaaatataaatacacataacaaCCTATGACATAAATgagataataaatgttttaattgtaatttttaaaagttttgatcttagatttagtaaattattgtattaaaaatggtttacttttcaataatgttttttatatgtgaagaaagtaaatgttttgttgtgttGTTGTTCGAATTTATgctgttaatataattttaatatttaagttaattaaagaTTCTGTAGAATATTCTATAAGTTATACCTGTGCAATGACCACAGTGCTTGCTGCATTACCATGTGCCGGATCCAACCATCCGTCTAGCCGTTCTGTTTACAAAAACCTGGAGCACCTGAAGGAAAGACATAGCATCATTGAAGACTACAAACATTAGTGACAACCACTCTTGAAGAAGTCTTCATGCATTTTGCTCGAGGAGAGAAGAAAAAGCAACTTCTGTAGTAATCAAAATTGTAGTACTTGTAATTgtacttgaaaatataatatatttgcacACAATGTATCTAATTCGTTTTTTTGACAGTTTATTCTCAATTctaaagtgtatttaaaaataaagaattttcttaaaaagtgtaacacatttatgttacaaacatttaaatgctgaaaataaagaaaatgtattcttttatacAGCATATCTTGCAACCATCATTGATCAAAAATTTACCATGTTGTTAATTTAGCAGGTAAAAACTGACAAATAGCACATGATAACATGTGTCATCGTCAGCTTAGTTTAGAAGTTATccatctgtgtgtgtgtgtgtgtgtgtgtgtgtgtgtgtgtgtgtgtgtcgtgcgcgcgcgcgtgtgtggtgtgtgtgtgtgtgtgtgggtgtgtggtGTGAAAAAATGTTATCTAATGAACCGTTTATGGTAAATTCATGAAACTGATAGAAACCATTTTTTACTGAATTACACAATTGGGCAATATTAACTTTTTGGCAGGTATCTGTTTCAAGATGTagctattttaaagtttttcaatgtttaaatgtttttaatctataAAGTTAAACACAATGTCAAAATACCAAATATGTAGGCTATGTTATGGCAAATCCAATGGTTGTATCAGGTTTTGACTATAGAGTCGAGGATTCCCTGATGATTGAGAAAAAACTCATTGGAGGGGTGCACTAGTGGATTAACTCTCAGCAGAAAATAAATATCCTGCAAATGTAAAAtggttttcataatttaaaaaaattcaaaatgtacacaAAGGCTCAAAATGTATGTTGTGATTCAAGTTTGCACAATAATGAGTaacttagtttgtttttaaatattcttaattgtCATGAAGCTATTGTTTCTAACTACTTGCAAGGGGCTTCTTGTGATAAAAtgctgaaataattatatatctcacaaaatattaaattgatttattttaacttgGGAGTTTAACATTGCTGGCCAtccaaaaactaaattaaaagaaattttttttaagttcgtatgcatttttaatactataataaattatttaaatgaaattcattTTTACTTAGTTAAAGTACTGAAAGAAATAACTTACCATTACTatacatcaaaataaatgtaggctttatttgttgtaattttttgtttattattttattgaaacattaattattatctagttttaaatttaaactatacatCTCTGTAATTTTGACTATTGCGTCCCTCCAATGCACCTTAAAACTTTTCT
It encodes the following:
- the LOC124374112 gene encoding phospholipid-transporting ATPase ABCA3-like, with protein sequence MEECEALCSRLTIMVAGQMKCVGSTEYLKYKFGQGFTVKIKLNALHQQTHAVEAVKQDMMSQFRYCSIKDEHSCLLHYHVPDPTIRLAVLFTKTWST